Below is a window of Humulus lupulus chromosome 2, drHumLupu1.1, whole genome shotgun sequence DNA.
TTCAATTTGATGTTAATTTTTCCAATGTATATACTCATTGTCAAATTTGTTGTTTTTTGCAATATACATCTTTCGACAGATTCCAACAAATCATGCTGGTCTTATTGAATATAGGGCACATCCATTTTGGATTCAGAAGTACTGCCTTTCCCATGAACATGATGATACTCGTCGGTGCTGTAGCTGTGAGAGAATGGAGGTTAGTAATTCTTATGCTCTCTAATAAATTCTAACCTTTTTTCTTTGCAAATATTTGATACAATGGTGTATGTCTCCTTTTGTGCAGCCATGAGACACGCGCTATGCCACGCTTAATGATGGTCGAAAGCTCTGCCTAGAGTGTCTTGACTCTGTAATCATGGAAACCGTGGATGCCAACCCCTTTATCTTGATATACAAGAATTTTATGGAAGGCTTAAATATGAAAGTAGAGCAACAAGTGTCGTTAACTTGTTGTGAAGccagagagggagagagaaatgtAATGGCACATTGTCAGATTATGACATATCTAAGATTTATACTTTTTATGTTTTAGATTAAGGTTTTATACTTTTCATGTTGTAGGTGGGCATGTCAGACTGTGAATAAGTTTTTTTAGTCTATCTTTGCCTATGTTTATAATGTATGTCTTTAAGCTTAAATGAAGTATAAATAGGTTTCAAGTATTGGAAAGTGCATGCAATTGTTCCAGTGTCCTCAATAAGGAGTTATTGTGTCTAGCTAATAGTTTCTTTATGTTGCAGATGTGTGTAATTGCTTCTTGTGTTCATAACAATATTAATGATGTTATTATTTCAAtcaatgcactattattaaattttacttaactAAACTAttgataaataaaaatttaatatcatacaacctatatatatataaaattaaaataatattcagattcagttcaaccaatcacatattcaatttctgttatattttcaaatttaataccaatcatagattcagttttttaaaactcaaaaacagtttacagacatttaaccaatcacattttcagaaacatgttctTAGTTactaaattcaaattttcatttcagaattctacttttcaaaaatacagttttctaatcacgaaccaatcagacccttaaGTTTTTAGCGTCTCATAGTAGTTGTATTTTTttccattaaaaaatatattaagtctatgagaataataataataattaattgttTTGTATAATTGAACTCAAATTTTAATTTAGATATTTGTTAaattaaaagatttttttttgttttttgagaAAGTCCGAAATTTATTTACTCTCCTTGAttcttattattataaaaaatatttttagatatAATATTGGGAACAAATAAAATTTTATGAAGAAAACAAATCCCCACTATAGTATTATAACTTGTGTACAATTAACTAATTATTGCTAATtagtataaaataaaaataaaaaagacaaaTCAAATCAAATTTTAGTAACGTTTGATATTAGTCAAGAAAACATagagaaaaatgagaaaataattcTCTTTGTTTATTCATTCTATTATGAAAACAAGGCTCCTAGTTTTATATGAaacaaacaaagaagaaaaattaCAACTAACAACCTACACTAATTTGTTACAACAGTAAACCACAATAGACTAACAAAAACAGTAAAACTAGTAACAATATGTCTAAAACTCCCCCTCAAGATGGATTATAAATGCTTTGTAATCCCATCTTGTATCTTAAGTACTTAAACTGATTAGGAAAAAGAGCCTTAGTAAACATGTCTGCTAATTGCTCCAGTGAGGAAATGTGTGATGGTTTGATGAGTCCGGATTGAACCTTTTCTCTCACGAAGTGACAATCTATTTCTATGTGCTTTGTTCCCTCGTGAAATACTGGGTTTGCAGCAATGTGCATGGCAGCTTGGTTATCACAGAAAAGTTCCACAGATCCAACATGAACTTTTTTGAGTTGTTTTAGCACAGAATGTAACCAAATAACTTCACATGTAGTATTCGCCATTGCCCTGTATTCAGCCTCAGTTGAAGACCTTGAAACAGTGTGTTGCTTCTTGCTTTTCCATGATATTAAGGAGCTAccaagaaaaatacaaaatcatGAAGTTGATCTCCTTGAATCTTGATAAGTCCCCCCCAATCTGAATCTGTATAAGCCTTCAACTTCACTTCAGAATTAGCAAGAAATAGAAGTCCCAAACCTGGACAAGCTTTAATATACTGCAATAATCTTTGGGCTGCTTTTAAGTGAGGCACCCTTGGTGTGGCAAGGAATTGGCTCAGCTTATTAACTGAGTATGAAAGATCAGGTCTGGTTATAGTCAAATATTGAAGTTTTCCAATGATTTTCCTGTACATCTGAGGATTATCAAGCTTTTCTCCCATTTCTTGACTAAGTTTCAGATTAGGCTCCATAGGAGTGGTGGCTGGTTTGCAAcctagatacccaaaatcttcTAGCAATTGGAGAGCATAAGGTCGCTGAGAAACAAAAATTCCTTTGTTTCACCGAGCTATCTCAAGTCCAAGAAAATATCTCAAATTGCCTAAATCTTTCAGCTGGAAGCAAGCATTTAATCTCTGTTTTAAAGCTTCAACTTTGTCAAGGGCATTGCTGGCTATAATTACATCATCGACATAAACTAAAATGGCAATGAAGCTTGTATCGAAATGTTTTATGAACAGCGAATGATCAGTAGCAGAATGTACAAAACCTTCTTCAGTTAATGCTTTAGAAAAAATTTCAAACCATTGGCGAGATGCTTGCTTCAGCCCATATAAAGATTTTTGCAACTTGCAAACAGGACGGGCTGGCAACTCCCCCTTAGGATAATACCCTTGAGGTAGTGTCATGAAAACCTCCTCATGCAAATCGCCATGTAAAAATGCATTGTTGACGTCAAGTTGATGAAGATACCAACCATGAATGGTAGCAAGGGCAAGAACCAGTTTGACAGTAACAAGTTTGGCTACCGGAGCAAAAGTATCATTGTAATCAATGCCTTCTTGTTGAGTGTAGCCT
It encodes the following:
- the LOC133816494 gene encoding protein DA1-like → MNDLVDSSPLPTGPLTTQFSTSGNYHYHKTCYKENYHLKCDVCKHFIPTNHAGLIEYRAHPFWIQKYCLSHEHDDTRRCCSCERMEVSNSYAL